The Bacillus oleivorans genome has a window encoding:
- a CDS encoding RNA polymerase sigma-70 factor: protein MNIEALYNEYKPLLFSISYGMLGTVQEAEDIVQEIFLTLQQEKLDHVQNLKAYLSKMATNKCIDSFRSAQKKRLVYVGEWLPEPISGRFNEVEEAIENRDLLSLVYLKLMEDLTPNERAVFLLKEGFSLAHAEIADMLETNETNCRKLYSRAKHKIGMSTKGRFNVKENREVIEAFIHAFQMGEIDRVLGLMSPDVILYSDGGGVVKAAIRPIETVQRVLLFLQGIYGKRPETMTFEISMVNGQPSVVSKIDNETHNVISFDIAENRIHAIYIVVYPEKLRNV, encoded by the coding sequence GTGAACATCGAAGCGTTATATAACGAGTACAAACCATTACTTTTCTCGATTTCGTATGGCATGCTCGGAACCGTCCAAGAGGCGGAGGACATTGTTCAAGAAATCTTTCTTACCCTGCAGCAAGAAAAATTGGATCATGTCCAAAATCTAAAAGCGTATTTATCGAAAATGGCGACAAACAAGTGCATAGATTCATTTCGTTCTGCCCAGAAAAAAAGATTGGTATATGTGGGCGAATGGCTTCCAGAACCAATCAGCGGCCGCTTCAATGAAGTCGAGGAAGCCATTGAGAATCGGGACCTGTTAAGCCTCGTGTACCTAAAATTGATGGAAGACCTGACGCCAAATGAAAGAGCAGTGTTTTTACTAAAAGAGGGCTTTTCCCTCGCACACGCCGAAATCGCCGATATGCTAGAAACCAATGAAACCAATTGCCGAAAGCTTTATTCCCGCGCAAAACATAAAATCGGAATGAGTACAAAGGGCCGGTTTAATGTGAAAGAGAATCGGGAAGTAATTGAAGCGTTTATTCATGCCTTTCAAATGGGGGAAATTGATCGAGTCCTTGGGCTGATGAGTCCCGATGTCATACTATATTCCGATGGCGGCGGCGTTGTGAAAGCAGCAATCCGGCCAATTGAAACCGTTCAGCGTGTCCTACTCTTTTTACAAGGAATCTATGGAAAACGCCCTGAAACAATGACCTTCGAAATCAGCATGGTCAACGGCCAGCCTAGTGTGGTCAGCAAAATAGATAACGAGACTCATAATGTCATTTCTTTCGATATTGCAGAAAACCGAATTCATGCCATTTATATAGTTGTATATCCAGAGAAATTGCGGAATGTTTGA
- a CDS encoding nuclease-related domain-containing protein yields MNFIYTKFYQNHRKRQDIEKNLMWRKAGFYGEQNLDYHLSHLHDYSLTVFHNLRLPFRGHYFQIDTLILSPFFALILEVKNIAGILRFDPNYDQLIREYSQKMERFPNPLHQASRQKHLLNQWLQKNFNLSIPIEFYIVNTNQATIIEASPESKPIFNKILHLESLTEAIVLIQKKYGRSLITEKQLRSISEKLVKEHTKYFPNLLNIYKIPSSDIIRGVRCTSCLGFSMNRVYGTWLCPKCEAKDKMAHTQAILDSLFLISPTITNKECRDFLKINSPTVVKNLLQSMNLPASGSGKYTVYHRPPLELFLTDRSNF; encoded by the coding sequence TTGAACTTTATTTACACGAAATTCTATCAAAACCATAGAAAAAGGCAGGACATTGAAAAAAATTTAATGTGGAGAAAAGCCGGTTTTTATGGGGAACAAAATTTAGATTATCATTTAAGCCACTTGCATGACTACTCCCTCACCGTTTTTCACAACCTGCGTCTTCCGTTCAGAGGTCATTATTTTCAAATCGACACCTTAATCCTATCCCCTTTCTTCGCCTTAATCTTAGAAGTCAAAAACATCGCAGGTATTCTCCGGTTTGACCCCAATTATGATCAACTGATCCGCGAGTATAGTCAAAAAATGGAACGATTTCCGAACCCCCTTCATCAAGCTTCCCGACAAAAGCATCTGCTGAACCAATGGCTCCAAAAAAACTTCAACCTTTCCATTCCCATTGAATTTTATATTGTCAATACGAATCAAGCCACCATTATTGAAGCATCTCCTGAAAGTAAACCGATATTTAATAAAATTCTTCATCTGGAAAGCTTGACCGAAGCCATCGTACTGATACAAAAGAAATACGGACGATCCTTGATCACTGAAAAGCAGCTGCGTTCCATCAGTGAAAAACTAGTGAAAGAACACACTAAGTATTTTCCAAATTTATTAAATATCTATAAGATTCCTAGTTCCGATATAATTAGGGGCGTCCGGTGTACTAGTTGCTTAGGTTTCTCAATGAATCGGGTTTATGGTACCTGGCTATGTCCAAAATGCGAGGCAAAAGATAAAATGGCCCACACACAAGCTATTCTTGATTCCCTTTTTTTAATAAGCCCCACCATCACCAATAAAGAGTGCAGAGATTTTCTGAAAATAAACTCCCCTACCGTAGTAAAAAACCTTTTACAATCCATGAACCTTCCTGCTTCGGGCTCTGGAAAATACACGGTTTATCATAGGCCGCCGCTGGAGCTGTTTTTGACTGATCGAAGTAATTTTTAA
- a CDS encoding ABC transporter ATP-binding protein translates to MAETLLEIKNLKKYFNTGSPHEVRAVDDVSFSIYRGETLGLVGESGCGKSTTGRTIIRLYEATDGEIVYNGENVRTIKSRKKLSEFHRKMQMIFQDPYASLNPRMTVADIIAEGIDIHGLEKGKEARMKRVYELLETVGLNRDHATRYPHEFSGGQRQRIGIARALAVQPEFIIADEPISALDVSIQAQVVNLMKRLQKEKGLTYLFIAHDLSMVKYISDRIGVMYFGRLVELAPSDELYRNPLHPYTQALLSAIPRPDPETERLRRRKVYDPSVHGYEEGEEVKMREVSPGHFVYCSEKEFASYKRG, encoded by the coding sequence ATGGCTGAAACACTCTTAGAAATTAAAAACCTGAAAAAATACTTTAATACAGGCAGCCCGCACGAAGTTAGAGCGGTCGATGATGTTTCATTTTCCATCTACCGCGGGGAAACCCTCGGGCTTGTGGGAGAGTCGGGCTGCGGTAAATCCACAACCGGTCGAACCATTATCCGTTTATATGAAGCTACGGATGGTGAAATCGTCTATAACGGAGAAAATGTCCGTACGATTAAATCACGGAAAAAGCTGAGCGAGTTTCACCGCAAAATGCAAATGATTTTCCAAGACCCCTACGCTTCCTTAAACCCTAGAATGACAGTGGCAGACATTATTGCGGAAGGTATTGATATTCACGGCCTTGAAAAAGGGAAAGAAGCTCGCATGAAGCGTGTTTACGAGCTTTTAGAAACAGTCGGGTTAAACCGTGACCACGCTACGCGTTATCCGCACGAGTTTTCCGGGGGACAACGACAGCGGATTGGAATCGCCCGGGCACTTGCGGTTCAGCCAGAATTCATCATTGCTGATGAACCGATCTCTGCTTTGGACGTATCGATCCAAGCCCAAGTCGTCAATCTCATGAAACGGCTTCAAAAAGAAAAAGGCCTGACCTATCTCTTTATTGCCCATGACTTATCGATGGTCAAATACATCAGTGACCGGATTGGCGTTATGTACTTTGGCAGATTAGTCGAGCTTGCTCCAAGTGATGAGCTCTACCGCAATCCATTACATCCGTATACGCAGGCCCTTCTATCCGCGATCCCGCGTCCAGATCCAGAAACTGAACGCCTGCGGAGACGGAAAGTTTACGATCCAAGTGTCCACGGCTATGAAGAAGGCGAAGAAGTAAAAATGAGAGAGGTTTCTCCGGGGCATTTTGTGTATTGCTCGGAGAAAGAGTTTGCATCTTATAAGCGTGGTTGA
- a CDS encoding ABC transporter ATP-binding protein encodes MEKLLEVKDLRVTFDIYGGTVQAVRGVTFDVYKGETLAIVGESGSGKSVMTQSLIKLIPMPPGKITGGQVLLEGVDLVPKSEKEMEKVRGNDISMIFQDPMTSLNPTMKIGRQITEVILKHHKVSKEEAKQRAIHLLNLVGIPFAERRFDQYPHEFSGGMRQRAMVAIALAANPRLLIADEPTTALDVTIQAQILELMKDLQEKTESSIIFITHDLGVVANVADRVAVMYGGQIVEIGTVDEIFYDPRHPYTWGLLASMPSLDSDDKSELAAIPGSPPDLTNPPKGCAFAPRNPYALAIDYEEEPPMFQISKTHFAKTWLLHPDAPKVEPPEAVKNRLRPMTQNFDTPVLLKEEAING; translated from the coding sequence ATGGAGAAACTATTAGAAGTCAAAGACTTGCGTGTTACCTTTGATATATACGGCGGAACAGTCCAAGCTGTCCGCGGGGTTACGTTTGATGTATATAAAGGGGAAACACTAGCGATTGTTGGAGAATCCGGTTCTGGCAAAAGTGTTATGACCCAATCCTTAATTAAATTAATTCCGATGCCTCCTGGTAAAATCACAGGCGGTCAGGTTCTGTTAGAAGGTGTCGACTTAGTTCCTAAGTCTGAAAAAGAAATGGAAAAGGTGCGCGGAAATGACATTTCGATGATCTTCCAGGATCCAATGACCTCTTTAAATCCGACCATGAAAATTGGCAGACAAATTACTGAGGTTATTTTAAAGCACCATAAAGTATCTAAAGAAGAGGCTAAACAAAGAGCGATACATCTTTTAAATCTAGTTGGTATTCCATTCGCTGAAAGAAGATTCGATCAATATCCGCACGAATTTTCTGGCGGAATGCGGCAGCGGGCCATGGTGGCAATTGCGTTAGCTGCCAATCCAAGGCTATTAATTGCCGATGAACCAACAACAGCATTAGATGTTACGATTCAAGCGCAAATCCTAGAGTTAATGAAGGATCTTCAGGAAAAAACGGAATCTTCGATTATCTTTATTACCCATGATTTAGGTGTGGTAGCGAATGTCGCCGACCGGGTTGCTGTTATGTACGGCGGACAAATCGTAGAGATTGGAACAGTCGATGAGATTTTCTATGATCCGCGACATCCTTATACATGGGGATTACTCGCTTCGATGCCGAGCCTTGATAGTGATGATAAATCGGAGCTTGCGGCGATTCCAGGTTCTCCGCCTGATTTAACCAATCCTCCAAAGGGATGTGCCTTTGCACCGCGGAATCCATATGCACTTGCGATTGATTACGAGGAAGAACCGCCAATGTTCCAAATATCAAAAACGCATTTTGCCAAAACATGGTTGCTGCATCCAGACGCGCCAAAGGTCGAACCGCCTGAAGCCGTTAAAAATCGCTTGCGGCCAATGACGCAAAACTTCGATACTCCGGTTCTATTAAAGGAGGAAGCAATCAATGGCTGA
- a CDS encoding ABC transporter permease, whose amino-acid sequence MAQTQMNPNKFDLIGAKASDAERISKPSLSFWKDAMIRFRKNKLAMLGVIMLILLSFMAIFGQYISGHDTAQTDLLNTNKPPSAEHWFGTDDLGRDMFARVWEGARISIFIGLAAALIDLVIGVLWGGIAGYKGGKVDEIMMRIADILYGIPYLLVVILFIVLFEKVNLWTMIIAMTLIGWVNMAKIVRGQVLQLKTQEYVLAAQTLGAKTGWIMFKHLIPNAMGPIIVTLTLTIPSAIFTEAFLSFLGLGISPPLASWGTMATEGVVAMQYYPWRLFFPAAFICITMLSFNVIGDGLRDALDPKLRK is encoded by the coding sequence ATGGCACAAACACAAATGAATCCGAACAAATTTGATCTTATTGGTGCAAAAGCAAGTGATGCAGAAAGGATTTCGAAACCGAGCCTATCCTTCTGGAAGGATGCGATGATTCGATTCCGTAAAAATAAACTCGCCATGTTGGGCGTGATTATGCTCATCCTTCTTTCTTTTATGGCGATATTCGGTCAATATATTTCTGGTCACGATACGGCACAAACGGATCTTTTAAATACAAATAAGCCGCCTTCTGCTGAACACTGGTTCGGTACAGATGATTTAGGCCGTGATATGTTTGCAAGGGTCTGGGAAGGTGCACGTATTTCAATTTTCATTGGATTAGCTGCAGCCCTGATTGATTTAGTTATTGGTGTATTGTGGGGCGGAATTGCTGGGTATAAGGGCGGAAAAGTAGACGAAATTATGATGCGGATTGCCGATATTTTATATGGAATTCCGTATCTGTTAGTCGTTATCCTCTTTATTGTATTGTTTGAAAAAGTAAACTTATGGACCATGATTATTGCGATGACACTGATCGGCTGGGTCAACATGGCCAAGATTGTTCGCGGACAGGTGCTCCAGCTAAAAACACAGGAATACGTACTTGCTGCTCAAACACTGGGAGCTAAAACCGGCTGGATTATGTTTAAGCATTTAATCCCGAATGCAATGGGACCTATCATCGTTACGTTGACACTAACCATCCCAAGTGCGATTTTTACTGAAGCATTTCTAAGTTTTCTAGGACTAGGTATTTCTCCTCCGCTTGCCAGTTGGGGAACGATGGCTACAGAAGGGGTAGTGGCCATGCAGTATTATCCGTGGAGACTCTTCTTCCCAGCTGCCTTTATCTGTATCACAATGCTGAGCTTTAACGTGATTGGTGATGGCTTACGTGATGCATTAGACCCTAAATTGCGCAAATAG
- a CDS encoding ABC transporter permease, producing the protein MAKYLVKRVLFILLSLFMIVTATFFIMRMAPGSPFASEKSLPPEIMENFNEKYGLNDPWYEQYFRYLGQVARWDFGPSMKYKGQTVNEIISDGFVVSLALGAEALLIAIGGGILLGVIAALRHNRWPDYTATIIAVLGISVPSFILAAALQYVLAFKMGIFPIARWESFTHTILPAFALSATPLAMIARLTRASMLEVMNQDYIKTAKSKGLSKRTITFRHAIRNALLPTITYIGLLFAGIITGSFIIENIFAIPGLGKQFVVSITNRDYSVIMGTTVFYSVLLLFSMLILDIIYGFIDPRIKLASPRKGEA; encoded by the coding sequence ATGGCAAAATATTTAGTAAAACGTGTCCTTTTTATTCTCCTCTCCTTATTTATGATCGTTACGGCAACATTTTTCATTATGAGAATGGCACCAGGAAGCCCGTTTGCCTCTGAAAAATCGCTCCCTCCTGAAATTATGGAAAATTTCAATGAAAAATATGGCTTAAACGACCCCTGGTATGAACAATACTTCCGTTACTTAGGTCAAGTGGCTCGATGGGATTTCGGTCCTTCGATGAAATATAAAGGACAAACAGTCAATGAAATTATTTCAGATGGCTTTGTAGTTTCTCTTGCATTAGGAGCTGAAGCCCTGCTAATTGCAATCGGTGGCGGTATCTTACTTGGAGTGATTGCAGCGCTGCGGCATAACCGCTGGCCAGATTATACAGCGACCATTATTGCGGTGCTTGGGATATCGGTTCCATCCTTTATTTTAGCCGCAGCTCTTCAATACGTACTTGCCTTTAAGATGGGGATCTTCCCAATCGCTAGATGGGAAAGCTTTACGCATACGATTCTTCCGGCCTTTGCATTATCGGCCACTCCACTGGCGATGATTGCCAGATTAACGCGTGCCAGTATGCTTGAGGTTATGAATCAGGATTATATTAAGACAGCTAAATCTAAAGGATTAAGCAAAAGAACCATCACCTTTAGACATGCGATCCGAAATGCACTTTTACCAACGATTACGTATATCGGACTTCTTTTTGCCGGAATTATTACCGGAAGCTTTATCATTGAAAATATCTTTGCGATTCCTGGCTTAGGAAAGCAATTTGTTGTAAGTATTACAAACCGTGACTATTCGGTTATTATGGGGACCACCGTTTTTTATAGTGTCCTGCTTCTCTTCTCAATGCTGATACTAGACATCATCTATGGTTTCATCGATCCTCGCATTAAGCTAGCCAGTCCAAGGAAAGGAGAAGCATAA
- a CDS encoding peptide ABC transporter substrate-binding protein codes for MKKKLLVFLGLMLVLSMFLAACSGSEAEPGDDPQTETPDGDDEGTTDEGSDVAQHLRVNIKTEPFSLHPGLANDTTSSSVLAQTFEGLTRIGQNGEPEPAMAETIDVNEDSTVYTFHLRDAKWSNGDPVTADDFAYAWKWALDPANESQYAYQLYYIKGAAAANDPESGASVEDIGVKVIDPKTLEVTLENPTPYFLELTAFYTYYPIHKATAEANPDWHTNVGENYISNGPFVMTAWEHGNQITLEKNPGYWDAGAVKLEKVDMYMINEDATELSMYQNGEIDWAGDPFGSVPVDAIPSLKDQGILNVQPITGVYWYKFNTEAEPFNNENIRKAFTYAINRKAIVENITLGGQVPAMAIVPPTMFPENEEGYFEDNAVDLAKEHLQKGLEELGLSDVSELPEITLSYNTDDTHAKIAQAVQQMWKEVLGIEVGLENIEWQVYIDQLHNGDYQIGRMGWLGDFNDPINFLELFRDKEGGNNDTNWEDPNFKQLLLDSATEKDAAAREAMLKQAEEIFMEQLPVAPIYFYTNVWLQKENLKDVVVSGLGDVQLKWAYFE; via the coding sequence GTGAAAAAGAAGCTTCTAGTATTTCTGGGTTTAATGCTCGTTCTTTCTATGTTTCTAGCAGCTTGTAGCGGCAGCGAAGCAGAGCCTGGAGATGATCCTCAAACTGAGACTCCTGATGGAGACGATGAAGGCACTACTGATGAAGGATCAGATGTTGCTCAGCATTTACGTGTAAACATTAAAACTGAACCATTCTCTTTACATCCAGGGCTAGCTAACGACACAACTTCTAGTAGTGTTTTAGCTCAAACATTTGAAGGGTTGACTCGAATTGGTCAAAATGGAGAACCTGAACCTGCAATGGCAGAAACAATTGATGTAAATGAAGATTCTACTGTTTACACATTCCATTTACGCGATGCAAAATGGTCTAACGGAGATCCAGTTACAGCTGATGATTTTGCGTATGCATGGAAATGGGCATTAGATCCTGCTAACGAATCTCAATATGCTTATCAGCTTTATTACATCAAAGGAGCTGCAGCTGCGAACGATCCTGAATCTGGTGCATCTGTAGAAGATATTGGTGTTAAAGTTATTGATCCAAAAACACTTGAAGTAACATTAGAGAATCCTACACCTTATTTCTTAGAACTAACTGCTTTCTATACTTATTATCCAATTCATAAAGCAACAGCTGAAGCAAACCCAGACTGGCATACAAATGTTGGTGAAAATTACATTTCCAATGGTCCATTTGTGATGACTGCTTGGGAGCACGGAAACCAAATTACGCTTGAGAAAAATCCTGGTTACTGGGATGCAGGCGCAGTTAAGCTTGAAAAAGTTGATATGTACATGATCAATGAAGACGCTACTGAGCTTTCTATGTATCAAAACGGAGAAATTGACTGGGCGGGAGATCCATTTGGTTCTGTTCCAGTTGATGCAATTCCATCTTTGAAAGACCAAGGAATTCTTAACGTTCAGCCAATTACTGGTGTTTATTGGTATAAATTTAACACGGAAGCTGAGCCGTTTAATAACGAAAATATCCGTAAAGCATTTACGTACGCAATCAATCGTAAAGCGATTGTAGAAAACATTACTCTTGGCGGACAGGTACCAGCGATGGCAATTGTCCCTCCTACTATGTTCCCTGAAAACGAAGAAGGTTATTTCGAAGATAATGCAGTTGATTTAGCAAAAGAACATCTCCAAAAAGGACTTGAAGAACTCGGTCTAAGTGACGTTTCTGAGCTTCCAGAAATCACTCTTTCTTACAATACGGATGATACGCATGCTAAAATTGCGCAAGCCGTTCAACAAATGTGGAAAGAAGTTCTTGGTATTGAAGTAGGTCTAGAAAATATAGAATGGCAAGTTTATATTGACCAGCTTCATAACGGAGACTACCAAATTGGTCGTATGGGTTGGTTAGGTGACTTTAATGACCCTATTAACTTCCTTGAATTGTTCCGTGATAAAGAGGGAGGAAATAACGATACAAATTGGGAAGATCCTAATTTCAAACAATTACTACTTGACTCTGCTACCGAAAAGGATGCAGCTGCTCGTGAAGCTATGCTAAAACAAGCTGAAGAAATCTTTATGGAACAGCTTCCAGTAGCTCCAATTTACTTCTATACAAACGTATGGCTACAGAAGGAAAACTTGAAAGACGTTGTCGTTTCCGGTCTTGGAGATGTCCAACTGAAGTGGGCGTACTTCGAATAA
- a CDS encoding AEC family transporter — protein MILLDVVIPVIAIFAIGFVIQRVFNFDIRSISTLSLYVLTPFLVFETFYSNPLTWDYLYIMLFCVGFCLILLVLSYLYGKIRKKSKTVTASFMLAMTFMNAGNYGAPLIYFALGEKAFSLAIIVMVVQSVLMNSVGLFLAANGSSFREETSFSPWKKIFTMPVLYSLILGILLQLLEIGIPASLDKPIAMLSDAAIPIIMLALGMQLARIEFEKVNWYELSVITLARMLLSPAIAILIFSLVSLDPLLEKVLIIAAAMPTAANITLLAIQFKTEPDFVSAVTFITTILSMVTVPILLVFLGV, from the coding sequence ATGATTTTATTAGATGTCGTAATTCCAGTCATTGCGATTTTTGCAATTGGTTTTGTCATACAGCGGGTTTTTAACTTTGATATCCGGTCGATTTCAACTCTTTCTTTATATGTTTTAACTCCGTTCTTGGTATTTGAGACGTTTTATTCAAATCCTTTAACCTGGGATTACCTTTATATCATGCTCTTCTGTGTAGGGTTCTGTTTGATATTGCTTGTCCTTTCCTATTTATATGGAAAGATTCGAAAAAAAAGTAAAACTGTGACAGCCTCTTTTATGCTAGCTATGACATTTATGAATGCGGGAAATTACGGTGCGCCTCTCATTTATTTTGCGCTAGGGGAAAAAGCTTTTTCTTTAGCCATCATCGTGATGGTGGTTCAATCGGTTTTAATGAATTCAGTGGGGCTTTTTCTTGCGGCTAATGGCTCCTCTTTCAGGGAAGAAACTTCTTTTTCCCCGTGGAAGAAGATATTTACTATGCCTGTGCTGTATAGTTTAATTCTAGGGATTCTGCTTCAGTTACTGGAAATTGGGATTCCGGCATCCTTAGATAAACCGATTGCGATGTTATCGGATGCAGCGATTCCTATTATAATGCTGGCCTTAGGAATGCAATTAGCACGGATTGAATTTGAAAAGGTGAATTGGTATGAATTATCTGTTATAACCCTTGCTCGAATGCTGCTGTCACCAGCCATTGCTATATTGATCTTTTCATTGGTTTCATTAGATCCCCTGCTGGAAAAAGTTCTAATTATTGCAGCTGCAATGCCAACTGCTGCCAATATCACTTTATTAGCAATTCAATTTAAAACTGAACCAGACTTTGTCTCGGCCGTTACGTTTATCACGACGATTTTAAGTATGGTAACGGTGCCGATTCTATTAGTCTTT